A genomic window from Cuculus canorus isolate bCucCan1 unplaced genomic scaffold, bCucCan1.pri scaffold_135_arrow_ctg1, whole genome shotgun sequence includes:
- the PSMD10 gene encoding 26S proteasome non-ATPase regulatory subunit 10 isoform X2 — MEGSVSDVGVCNLAYAGRLEELRGQLLRDRALATKADQGNRTALHWACSAGHTEIADLLLGLGVPVGDKDDAGWTPLHIASSAGREEIVKALIAQGAPVNAVNQNGCTPLHYAASKNKQEIAVMLLENGADPDARDHFESTPLHRAAAKGNLKMVQILLQHNASVDIRDSEGNTPLFSVDYVLLSFC; from the exons GGTGTTTGCAACCTGGCCTATGCCGGGCGGCTGGAGGAGCTGCGGGGTCAGCTGCTGCGCGACAGGGCTCTGGCCACCAAGGCCGACCAG GGCAACCGGACAGCGCTGCACTGGGCCTGCTCGGCCGGGCACACCGAGATCGCCGACCTCCTCCTCGGCCTCGGCGTGCCCGTGGGCGACAAGGACGAT GCTGGTTGGACTCCCCTACATATCGCCTCTTCAGCAGGCCGTGAGGAAATTGTGAAAGCCCTCATAGCCCAGGGTGCTCCTGTAAATGCTGTCAATCAGAACGGCTGTACGCCCCTGCATTATGCAGCCTCCAAAAATAAACAGGAG ATTGCAGTTATGCTTTTGGAGAACGGAGCTGATCCAGATGCAAGAGATCATTTTGAATCCACCCCGTtacacagagcagcagccaaaGGAAACCTAAAAATGGTGCAGATCCTTCTCCAGCACAACGCATCTGTTGATATACGGGACTCTGAAGGGAATACTCCTct TTTCAGCGTGGATTACGTGCTTCTCAGCTTTTGCTGA